A DNA window from Delphinus delphis chromosome 6, mDelDel1.2, whole genome shotgun sequence contains the following coding sequences:
- the AQP3 gene encoding aquaporin-3 gives MGRQKELVSRCGEMLHIRYQLLRQALAECLGTLILVLFGCGSVAQVVLSRGTHGGFLTINLAFGFAVTLGILIAGQVSGAHMNPAVTFAMCLLAREPWIKLPIYAMAQTLGAFLGAGIVFGLYYDAIWGFANNELIVSGPNGTAGIFATYPSGHLDMVNGFFDQLIGTASLIVCVLAIVDPYNNPVPPGLEAFTVGLVVLVIGTSMGFNSGYAVNPARDFGPRLFTAIAGWGPEVFTTGRHWWWVPIISPLLGSIAGVLVYQLMIGWHLEPPPPSTDEENVKLSHVKHKGQM, from the exons ATGGGTCGACAGAAGGAGCTGGTGTCCCGCTGCGGGGAGATGCTCCACATCCGCTACCAGCTGCTTCGCCAGGCGCTGGCTGAGTGCCTGGGGACCCTCATCCTCGTG CTGTTTGGCTGTGGCTCTGTGGCCCAGGTCGTGCTCAGCCGGGGCACCCACGGTGGTTTCCTCACCATCAACCTGGCCTTTGGCTTCGCCGTCACCCTAGGCATCCTTATCGCTGGCCAGGTCTCTG GGGCCCACATGAACCCTGCCGTGACCTTTGCTATGTGCTTGCTGGCGCGTGAGCCCTGGATCAAGCTGCCCATCTACGCCATGGCTCAGACTCTGGGAGCCTTCCTGGGTGCCGGGATCGTTTTTGGGCTGTATTATG ATGCAATCTGGGGCTTCGCCAACAACGAGCTTATAGTTTCGGGCCCCAATGGCACAGCCGGCATCTTTGCCACCTACCCCTCTGGACATTTGGACATGGTCAATGGCTTCTTCGACCAG ttAATTGGCACAGCCTCCCTCATCGTGTGTGTGCTGGCCATTGTGGACCCCTACAATAACCCTGTCCCGCCTGGCCTGGAGGCCTTCACTGTGGGCCTGGTGGTCCTGGTCATCGGCACGTCCATGGGCTTCAACTCTGGCTACGCCGTCAACCCCGCCCGGGACTTCGGCCCTCGCCTTTTCACAGCCATTGCCGGCTGGGGCCCGGAAGTCTTCAC GACCGGCCGCCACTGGTGGTGGGTGCCCATCATCTCCCCACTCCTGGGTTCCATCGCGGGTGTCCTCGTGTATCAGCTCATGATCGGCTGGCACCTGGAACCACCTCCACCCTCCACCGATGAGGAGAATGTGAAGCTGTCCCACGTGAAGCACAAGGGGCAGATGTGA